A region from the Oncorhynchus keta strain PuntledgeMale-10-30-2019 chromosome 5, Oket_V2, whole genome shotgun sequence genome encodes:
- the LOC127930381 gene encoding putative nuclease HARBI1, whose protein sequence is MVCNADCVISNVVAKWPGSVHDSRIFRASEIYQCLSQGEFSGVLLGDRGYGCQPFLLTPFTDPQEAQQAYNHAHARTRARVEMTFGLLKARFHCLHKLRVSPVRACDITVACAVLHNVACLRKERAPRVPPAMDWDNPAIFPDDDSGRLLRDQYVLNYFS, encoded by the exons atggtctgcaatgctgactgtgtgatcagcaatgttgtggcaaaatggcctggctcagtccatgactccagaatctttcgggcctctgaaatctatcagtgcctatcacaag gtgaattctctggtgtgttgctgggagacagggggtatggctgccagccttttctcctgacacctttcacagacccccaggaagcacagcaggcctacaaccatgcccatgccaggaccagggccagagttgaaatgacctttggcctcctgaaggcacgctttcactgccttcacaaattaagggtcagccctgttagggcatgtgatattactgtggcttgtgctgtcctccacaatgtggcctgcctgaggaaggagagggcccccagagtgccaccagccatggactgggacaatccggcaatcttccctgatgacgacagtggtcggctgctgagggaccaatatgtgttgaattattttagttag
- the LOC118384423 gene encoding proline-rich protein 15-like protein A isoform X1, whose translation MPLPSYIPLSILSLCVVMADPSPGWWKLTFLRKKKSEPKVLYEIPAEYGSNTTPHGGAPGPVEGATEDSQLNARLERIVDKTTTKGRHVKVSHSGRFKEKKKVRATLAETPDLFPGHEPSNENL comes from the exons AT GCCCCTCCCTTCTTACATCCcgctctccatcctctctctgtgtgtggtcaTGGCTGACCCATCGCCTGGCTGGTGGAAGCTCACCTTCCTACGTAAGAAGAAGTCGGAGCCCAAGGTACTGTACGAGATCCCAGCGGAGTACGGCAGCAATACCACACCCCACGGCGGAGCCCCCGGGCCAGTAGAGGGCGCCACAGAGGACAGCCAGTTGAACGCACGTCTGGAGAGGATAGTGGACAAGACCACTACCAAGGGACGCCATGTCAAAGTGTCCCACTCAGGACGTTTTAAAGAGAAGAAGAAGGTCAGGGCCACGTTAGCAGAAACCCCCGATCTGTTCCCTGGTCACGAGCCTAGCAACGAGAACCTCTGA
- the LOC118384423 gene encoding proline-rich protein 15-like protein A isoform X2: protein MADPSPGWWKLTFLRKKKSEPKVLYEIPAEYGSNTTPHGGAPGPVEGATEDSQLNARLERIVDKTTTKGRHVKVSHSGRFKEKKKVRATLAETPDLFPGHEPSNENL, encoded by the coding sequence aTGGCTGACCCATCGCCTGGCTGGTGGAAGCTCACCTTCCTACGTAAGAAGAAGTCGGAGCCCAAGGTACTGTACGAGATCCCAGCGGAGTACGGCAGCAATACCACACCCCACGGCGGAGCCCCCGGGCCAGTAGAGGGCGCCACAGAGGACAGCCAGTTGAACGCACGTCTGGAGAGGATAGTGGACAAGACCACTACCAAGGGACGCCATGTCAAAGTGTCCCACTCAGGACGTTTTAAAGAGAAGAAGAAGGTCAGGGCCACGTTAGCAGAAACCCCCGATCTGTTCCCTGGTCACGAGCCTAGCAACGAGAACCTCTGA